A stretch of Rhizobium glycinendophyticum DNA encodes these proteins:
- a CDS encoding GGDEF domain-containing protein, with translation MSFVNVPTIMLCGFVVQATFALLFWRNWRTEPGRQESLIWSASAGTASVGSLLSAFYTGTYGLGSVTIGPGLMLMSLGLAWQGFRRFDHRDVDLNLASAGPLLWMALTTIVPVFHAGVLAPLVLWGVLTAIYAGLVVHELRVSVREEHLPSRPMMMTWFGAHGGISLLGALAALGWSLTGEGGALPEQSLWFGFLALELLLHGIVTGMSLPILFKERLQLENQWAAATDTLTGLVNRGTFLDMLQTLSMKVRGEGAFLYVDVDHVKRINDRFGHSGGDHVLKTCADLIARELPPHALLGRLAGAEFAAYIPFCDLEKAEALGHVICESVAQQIFALGDALVSVTVSVGVAHGAVQVTPDELLKRADAALHSAKVNGRNSVVVWHEGERPSYA, from the coding sequence ATGTCCTTTGTAAACGTTCCCACCATCATGCTCTGCGGGTTTGTCGTTCAGGCGACGTTCGCATTGCTGTTCTGGCGCAATTGGCGCACGGAGCCGGGTCGGCAGGAATCTCTCATTTGGTCCGCCTCCGCCGGTACTGCATCTGTAGGTTCTCTGCTGTCGGCCTTCTATACCGGCACCTATGGTCTCGGCAGTGTGACCATCGGCCCCGGCCTCATGCTGATGAGCCTCGGGCTTGCCTGGCAGGGGTTCAGGCGCTTCGATCACCGCGACGTCGATCTCAATCTGGCGTCCGCCGGTCCGCTCCTGTGGATGGCTCTGACGACGATCGTTCCCGTTTTCCACGCCGGTGTCCTCGCGCCGTTGGTCCTCTGGGGCGTCCTGACCGCCATCTATGCCGGCCTCGTCGTGCATGAACTGCGCGTCTCCGTGCGCGAGGAGCATTTGCCGAGCCGCCCGATGATGATGACCTGGTTCGGTGCGCATGGAGGCATCAGCCTTCTTGGTGCGCTCGCGGCGCTCGGCTGGTCGTTGACGGGCGAGGGGGGCGCCTTGCCGGAGCAGTCGCTCTGGTTCGGTTTTCTGGCGCTCGAACTTCTCCTGCATGGCATCGTGACTGGAATGTCTCTCCCCATCCTGTTCAAGGAGCGCTTGCAGCTCGAAAACCAGTGGGCGGCTGCCACCGATACGCTGACCGGTCTCGTCAATCGCGGCACGTTCCTCGACATGCTGCAAACCCTGTCGATGAAGGTCCGTGGCGAGGGGGCCTTCCTCTATGTTGACGTCGACCACGTGAAAAGAATCAATGATCGTTTCGGTCACTCCGGTGGCGATCATGTGCTCAAAACCTGCGCCGACCTCATCGCGCGCGAACTGCCGCCCCATGCGCTTCTCGGCCGCCTCGCCGGCGCGGAATTCGCCGCCTACATCCCCTTCTGCGACCTGGAAAAGGCGGAAGCTCTCGGGCATGTGATCTGCGAAAGTGTCGCCCAGCAGATCTTCGCGCTTGGGGATGCCCTGGTCAGCGTGACCGTCAGCGTCGGCGTCGCCCATGGCGCCGTGCAGGTGACGCCTGACGAGCTGCTGAAGCGCGCCGATGCCGCTCTCCACTCGGCGAAGGTCAATGGCCGCAATTCTGTCGTCGTCTGGCACGAGGGCGAACGGCCGTCTTATGCATGA
- the gndA gene encoding NADP-dependent phosphogluconate dehydrogenase, protein MQQAEIGLIGLGVMGSNLALNIAEKGNRIAVFNRTPARTDEFLGEAGDLAGQIIGCHTIEEFVAAIRPPRPIIIMIKAGDAVDQQMAALMPHLAQNDIMIDAGNANFHDTVARFEKLAGTGLTFIGMGVSGGEEGARHGPSIMVGGTEESWKRVEPVLTSIAAKFNGDPCVAWLGTDGAGHFVKTIHNGIEYADMQMIAEVYGILRDGLKLSAQEIGEIFGQWNKGRLNSYLIEITEKVLKATDPETGKPMVDVIVDAAGQKGTGKWSAIEAQNLGVAASGIEAAVAGRVLSSLREERLAAEKLFGLPAAVEAPKDRAAFIADLENALLAAKVAAYAQGFAVMTAASGEFGWSLPMPTIARIWRAGCIIRSQFLDEITSAFTKDPNVPNLVVTPAFASIVKDTDGALRRVVAHAALAGLPIPALSSALSYFDTYRRGRGTANLIQAQRDFFGAHGFDRLDGKDIHHGPWAGQF, encoded by the coding sequence GTGCAGCAGGCAGAAATCGGACTGATCGGTCTCGGAGTCATGGGCTCCAATCTCGCGCTCAACATTGCCGAGAAAGGCAATCGGATCGCGGTCTTCAACCGAACGCCGGCGCGCACCGACGAATTCCTTGGCGAGGCCGGCGATCTGGCCGGACAGATTATCGGCTGCCACACGATCGAAGAGTTCGTCGCTGCCATCCGGCCGCCGCGTCCGATCATCATCATGATCAAGGCCGGCGATGCCGTCGATCAGCAGATGGCGGCGCTGATGCCGCATCTGGCTCAGAACGACATCATGATCGATGCCGGCAATGCCAATTTCCACGATACGGTCGCACGCTTCGAAAAGCTCGCCGGCACCGGCCTGACCTTCATCGGCATGGGCGTGTCCGGCGGTGAAGAAGGGGCCCGCCATGGCCCGTCAATCATGGTCGGCGGCACCGAAGAAAGCTGGAAGCGCGTCGAGCCTGTGCTCACCTCGATCGCCGCCAAGTTCAACGGTGACCCCTGCGTCGCCTGGCTCGGCACCGATGGCGCCGGGCACTTCGTCAAGACGATCCACAACGGCATCGAATATGCCGACATGCAGATGATCGCCGAAGTCTACGGCATCCTGCGCGATGGTCTGAAGCTCTCGGCCCAGGAGATCGGCGAGATCTTCGGCCAGTGGAACAAGGGCCGCCTCAACTCCTACCTCATTGAAATCACCGAGAAGGTGCTGAAGGCGACAGATCCGGAGACCGGCAAGCCGATGGTCGACGTGATCGTCGATGCCGCCGGCCAGAAGGGCACCGGCAAGTGGTCGGCGATCGAGGCGCAAAACCTCGGCGTCGCCGCCTCCGGCATCGAAGCCGCCGTTGCCGGCCGCGTCTTGTCGTCACTGCGTGAGGAACGTCTGGCGGCGGAAAAGCTGTTCGGTCTGCCTGCCGCCGTTGAAGCACCCAAAGACCGCGCCGCCTTCATCGCCGATCTCGAAAACGCGCTGCTGGCTGCCAAGGTCGCCGCCTATGCCCAGGGCTTTGCCGTCATGACGGCCGCATCCGGTGAGTTCGGCTGGTCCCTTCCCATGCCGACGATTGCCCGCATCTGGCGCGCCGGCTGCATCATCCGCTCGCAGTTCCTCGACGAGATCACCTCGGCCTTCACCAAGGACCCGAACGTGCCGAACCTTGTGGTGACGCCGGCCTTTGCGTCAATCGTCAAGGATACCGACGGGGCGCTCCGACGCGTCGTGGCCCATGCCGCCTTGGCAGGGCTGCCGATCCCGGCGCTTTCTTCGGCGCTTTCCTATTTCGATACCTATCGTCGTGGGCGCGGCACGGCCAATCTGATTCAGGCCCAGCGCGATTTCTTCGGCGCCCATGGCTTCGACCGCCTCGACGGCAAGGATATCCATCACGGCCCCTGGGCCGGTCAATTCTGA
- the ccoS gene encoding cbb3-type cytochrome oxidase assembly protein CcoS — protein MNMLIFLIPIALFLGGLGLFAFLWSLKSGQYDDLDGAAWRVITDDEDKPAL, from the coding sequence ATGAACATGCTGATCTTCCTCATTCCGATCGCACTCTTCCTAGGCGGTCTCGGTCTCTTTGCCTTCCTCTGGTCGCTGAAAAGCGGCCAGTATGATGACCTCGACGGCGCCGCCTGGCGAGTCATCACCGACGACGAAGACAAGCCGGCTTTGTGA
- a CDS encoding cation-translocating P-type ATPase, protein MSCCAAGSEGALDIERAGHALPSAEELRLSSRAVGPGLWQVDLSVPAVHCGTCITTVEHALKALPQVERARVNLSTKRVSVVWKESVDGVETDPVALPRAIAATGYESHLFTAVEEASDSLRNQLIRAVAVSGFAATNIMLLSVSVWSGADAATRDLFHWISAMIAAPALIYAGRFFYQSAWGALTHGRTNMDVPIAIGITLSYAASLWETIHHGEHAYFDATASLLFFLLIGRTLDHVMRDRARSAISGLARLSPRGAMVIGEFGTQDYRAVEDIKVGDRIAIAAGDRIPVDGVVIAGESDLDVSIVNGESAPQSVAPGSAVQAGTLSLTGSLTISATATVTNSFLAEIIHLMEAAEGGRAHYRRIADRAAQFYSPAVHLLAITSFVTWGLYDGDWKHAMMVAIAVLIITCPCALGLAVPVVQVVAAGRLFKAGIMVKDGSAMERLAQVDTIAFDKTGTLTLGRPRLVDGPAVTAEAFAIAAGLAAHSRHPLSRALWSAYSLQPRSFDGVREVPGAGVEAATSEGTWRLGHRAFACGEAQAELIPNPYSEVVLSRDGAEIATFHFEDILRPRAETAVRQLKASGFRLGILSGDRAVVVAKIARELGIDSWRSGLSPRQKAEGCAEAAAEGSKLLMVGDGINDAPALAAAHVSMAPATAADVGRQAADFVFMRDGLEAVPFAIEASRRAGRLIRENFALAIGYNVIAVPIALLGYATPLIAAVAMSTSSIIVVANALRLNRLALDEASSGEAETGTRVTGPAAQPRLAA, encoded by the coding sequence ATGAGTTGCTGTGCAGCCGGATCGGAAGGGGCACTCGATATTGAGCGGGCAGGGCATGCGCTGCCGTCCGCCGAGGAACTCAGACTGTCGAGCCGCGCCGTCGGCCCGGGCCTCTGGCAAGTGGATCTGAGTGTGCCGGCCGTTCACTGCGGGACCTGCATCACCACGGTAGAGCATGCGCTGAAAGCGCTGCCGCAGGTCGAGCGTGCCAGGGTCAACCTGTCGACCAAACGCGTCTCGGTTGTCTGGAAGGAGAGTGTCGACGGGGTGGAGACCGATCCGGTCGCACTGCCCCGCGCCATCGCCGCGACCGGCTATGAATCGCATCTGTTCACGGCGGTCGAAGAGGCCTCCGATTCACTGCGCAATCAGTTGATCCGTGCCGTTGCCGTGTCCGGCTTCGCTGCGACCAACATCATGCTCCTCTCCGTCTCCGTCTGGTCGGGTGCGGATGCCGCGACACGCGACCTTTTCCACTGGATTTCGGCAATGATTGCGGCTCCCGCGCTGATCTATGCCGGCCGCTTCTTTTATCAATCCGCCTGGGGCGCCTTGACACACGGCCGTACCAACATGGATGTGCCGATCGCCATTGGCATTACGCTGTCCTATGCCGCTTCGCTGTGGGAAACCATCCATCACGGCGAACACGCCTATTTCGATGCGACGGCCTCTCTTCTCTTCTTTCTTCTCATTGGTCGCACGCTCGACCACGTCATGCGCGACCGGGCTCGCTCGGCCATATCAGGCCTCGCGCGTCTGAGCCCTCGCGGAGCGATGGTGATCGGCGAATTCGGCACCCAGGACTACCGCGCCGTTGAAGACATCAAGGTCGGTGACCGCATCGCGATTGCCGCAGGCGACCGCATTCCGGTGGACGGGGTGGTGATTGCGGGCGAAAGCGATCTCGACGTGTCGATTGTCAACGGTGAAAGCGCGCCGCAATCCGTGGCGCCCGGCAGCGCCGTTCAGGCGGGCACCTTGAGCCTCACTGGCTCGCTGACCATCTCGGCGACCGCCACCGTCACCAATTCCTTCCTCGCGGAAATCATCCACCTGATGGAAGCCGCCGAAGGGGGCAGAGCTCATTACCGGCGGATTGCCGACCGGGCTGCCCAGTTCTATTCGCCCGCCGTGCACCTTCTCGCCATCACCTCCTTCGTTACCTGGGGCCTCTACGACGGCGACTGGAAGCATGCGATGATGGTCGCGATCGCTGTCCTGATCATCACCTGCCCCTGCGCACTCGGTCTCGCCGTGCCTGTCGTGCAGGTCGTGGCCGCTGGCCGGCTGTTCAAGGCCGGCATCATGGTCAAGGATGGCTCGGCCATGGAGAGGCTGGCGCAGGTGGACACCATCGCCTTCGACAAGACCGGAACGCTCACCCTCGGCCGTCCGCGCCTCGTCGATGGACCGGCTGTCACGGCCGAAGCCTTTGCGATCGCTGCAGGTCTTGCCGCCCACTCGCGCCATCCACTGTCGCGTGCCTTGTGGAGCGCCTATTCGCTTCAGCCACGCAGCTTCGACGGTGTGCGCGAGGTTCCGGGCGCCGGCGTCGAGGCCGCAACCTCAGAAGGCACTTGGCGGCTCGGACATCGCGCCTTCGCCTGCGGCGAGGCGCAGGCCGAACTTATCCCCAATCCGTATTCGGAAGTGGTGCTGTCGCGCGATGGCGCGGAGATCGCGACCTTCCATTTCGAGGACATTCTGCGTCCGCGCGCCGAGACTGCGGTTCGGCAGCTAAAGGCCTCCGGCTTCCGGCTCGGCATCCTGTCTGGCGACCGGGCGGTGGTCGTCGCCAAGATTGCGCGTGAGCTCGGGATCGACAGCTGGCGCTCGGGACTGAGCCCGCGCCAGAAAGCGGAAGGCTGTGCGGAGGCTGCCGCAGAAGGGAGCAAGCTGCTGATGGTCGGGGACGGCATCAATGATGCGCCGGCGCTTGCGGCCGCCCATGTCTCCATGGCACCGGCCACGGCCGCCGATGTCGGCCGTCAGGCTGCGGACTTCGTCTTCATGCGTGATGGGCTGGAGGCCGTGCCCTTCGCCATCGAGGCGTCACGCCGCGCCGGGAGGCTGATCCGCGAGAACTTTGCACTCGCCATCGGCTACAACGTCATTGCCGTGCCGATCGCATTGCTCGGCTACGCAACTCCGTTGATCGCGGCGGTCGCGATGTCGACCTCTTCGATCATCGTCGTTGCCAATGCGCTCCGACTCAATCGCCTGGCCCTCGACGAGGCGTCAAGCGGAGAAGCCGAAACGGGGACGCGCGTAACTGGCCCCGCCGCACAGCCGAGGCTTGCCGCATGA
- a CDS encoding FixH family protein, which produces MTARAAKPFTFTGRHMLAVMVAFFGIIIAVNFTMAYLATSTWSGLVVANTYVASQQFNGKTEAIRQMLATGINGELAVKRDGIRYHLTLPGNVPVVADSVIAHFKRPVGEHQDFEQVLTPAGDGVYLAEREVLAGSWIVEIKAEKDGKLVMHEAHRITVSGE; this is translated from the coding sequence ATGACCGCCAGAGCCGCCAAGCCCTTCACCTTCACCGGCCGCCACATGCTGGCCGTCATGGTCGCCTTCTTCGGTATCATCATCGCGGTGAACTTCACCATGGCCTATCTCGCGACGTCGACCTGGAGCGGTCTGGTGGTTGCCAACACCTATGTCGCCAGCCAGCAGTTCAATGGCAAGACCGAGGCCATCCGCCAGATGCTGGCGACAGGCATCAATGGCGAACTCGCCGTCAAGCGCGACGGCATCCGCTATCACTTGACCTTACCCGGCAACGTGCCCGTCGTCGCCGACAGCGTCATTGCCCACTTCAAGCGTCCGGTCGGCGAACATCAGGATTTCGAACAGGTGCTGACGCCGGCGGGCGACGGGGTCTATCTGGCCGAGCGTGAGGTGCTCGCCGGGAGCTGGATCGTCGAGATCAAGGCCGAGAAGGACGGCAAGCTCGTGATGCACGAAGCCCACCGGATCACCGTTTCGGGAGAATGA
- the ccoG gene encoding cytochrome c oxidase accessory protein CcoG yields MNMHADQNSAVDPVEIERHDAEAVMSAKNRKPLYEARKKIFPKRASGQFRQFKWIVMAITLGIYYLTPWLRWDRGPYAPDQAVLIDIAHRRFYFFFIEIWPQEFIYVAGLLVMAGFGLFLITSAVGRAWCGYTCPQTVWVDLFLVVERFIEGDRNARIKLEGAPWTFDKIWKRLSKHIAWIAIGVATGGAWIFYFADAPSLAVDFFTGQADPVAYITVAILTATTYVFGGLMREQVCIYMCPWPRIQAAMLDEKSLVVTYNDWRGEPRTRHAKKAIAAGEPVGDCVDCNACVVVCPMGIDIRDGQQLECITCALCIDACDSVMDKTGKPRGLIAYATLEEYQSNMALATNGNTTPIQPSKVRNADGSFSDKIRHFDWRVILRPRTLLYMGVWSAVGIGLLISLVGRDRLEVNVLHDRNPQYVLESDGSIRNGYTVRLLNMIATPREIEVTLDNLPEAVMKINGVNEPPARTFTVSVEPDEATTLKVFVTLPAEFAQSETQEVTFIAKDKDSAEQDSYTAIFNAPGAKK; encoded by the coding sequence ATGAACATGCATGCCGATCAGAACAGTGCCGTTGATCCGGTCGAGATCGAAAGACATGACGCCGAGGCGGTCATGTCGGCGAAGAATCGCAAGCCGCTCTACGAAGCGCGCAAGAAGATCTTCCCCAAGCGGGCCAGTGGCCAGTTCCGGCAATTCAAGTGGATCGTCATGGCGATCACGCTTGGCATCTACTATCTGACGCCTTGGCTGCGGTGGGACCGCGGCCCCTATGCGCCCGACCAGGCCGTGCTGATCGACATCGCTCATCGCCGCTTCTATTTCTTCTTCATCGAGATTTGGCCGCAGGAGTTCATCTATGTCGCCGGTCTGCTGGTCATGGCGGGGTTCGGGTTGTTCCTGATCACGTCGGCGGTCGGGCGCGCCTGGTGCGGCTATACCTGTCCGCAGACCGTTTGGGTCGATCTCTTCCTCGTCGTCGAACGTTTCATCGAGGGCGACCGCAACGCCCGCATCAAGCTGGAAGGCGCTCCGTGGACCTTTGACAAGATCTGGAAGCGCTTGAGCAAACATATCGCCTGGATTGCCATCGGGGTCGCGACCGGTGGTGCCTGGATCTTCTATTTTGCCGATGCGCCGTCACTTGCCGTCGATTTTTTCACCGGTCAGGCCGATCCGGTCGCCTATATCACCGTCGCCATCCTGACGGCCACGACCTATGTTTTCGGTGGGCTGATGCGCGAGCAGGTGTGCATCTACATGTGTCCCTGGCCCCGCATTCAGGCGGCGATGCTCGACGAGAAGTCGCTCGTCGTCACCTACAACGACTGGCGTGGAGAACCGCGTACGCGCCATGCCAAAAAGGCGATCGCGGCCGGTGAGCCGGTCGGCGACTGCGTCGACTGCAATGCCTGCGTCGTCGTCTGTCCCATGGGTATCGATATCAGGGACGGCCAGCAGCTCGAATGCATTACCTGCGCACTCTGTATCGATGCCTGTGACAGCGTCATGGACAAGACCGGCAAGCCGCGCGGTCTGATCGCCTATGCGACGCTCGAGGAATACCAGTCGAACATGGCGCTCGCCACCAACGGCAATACCACACCCATCCAGCCGTCCAAGGTTCGCAATGCCGACGGATCCTTCTCGGACAAGATCCGCCACTTCGACTGGCGGGTGATTCTTCGGCCACGCACCTTGCTCTATATGGGTGTCTGGAGCGCTGTCGGGATCGGGCTTCTGATTTCTCTCGTCGGTCGCGACCGGCTCGAGGTGAACGTATTGCATGATCGTAATCCGCAATACGTGCTCGAATCGGACGGTTCTATCCGCAACGGCTACACGGTTCGCCTGCTCAACATGATCGCGACACCGCGCGAGATCGAGGTCACGCTCGACAATCTTCCGGAGGCGGTCATGAAGATCAATGGCGTGAATGAGCCGCCGGCTCGCACTTTCACCGTTTCCGTCGAACCGGATGAAGCGACGACGCTAAAAGTCTTCGTCACGCTGCCTGCCGAATTCGCTCAGTCCGAGACCCAGGAGGTCACCTTCATCGCGAAGGACAAGGACAGCGCCGAGCAGGACAGCTACACTGCCATCTTCAATGCCCCGGGAGCCAAGAAATGA
- the ccoP gene encoding cytochrome-c oxidase, cbb3-type subunit III: MADKKHIDEISGVETTGHEWDGIRELNNPMPRWWVYTFYVTILWAIAYTVFYPAWPMLTTNTKGLLGYSSRAEVAQELAAAKTSQMVYLDKIAALPLDQIVADKELNQFAIAGGAAAFKVNCAPCHGSGAAGGPGYPNLNDDDWLWGGDLESIHTTIAHGIRYDGDADTRVSEMPAFGEILDADQIKQVAAYVISLTGTPSDAALVEPGKQVFADNCASCHGEDAKGGRDFGAPNLADAIWLKVDGEAGIAAQVRQPRHGVMPAWTARLGDSTVKQLTVFVHSLGGGE, encoded by the coding sequence ATGGCAGACAAGAAACACATCGACGAGATCAGTGGCGTCGAAACCACCGGTCACGAATGGGATGGCATTCGCGAACTGAACAATCCGATGCCGCGCTGGTGGGTCTATACCTTCTACGTGACCATTCTCTGGGCGATCGCCTATACGGTGTTCTATCCCGCCTGGCCCATGCTGACCACCAACACCAAGGGCCTGCTGGGCTATTCCAGCCGCGCCGAGGTGGCGCAGGAATTGGCGGCCGCCAAGACCTCGCAGATGGTCTATCTGGACAAGATCGCAGCACTTCCGCTCGACCAGATCGTCGCTGACAAGGAGCTCAACCAGTTTGCCATCGCCGGCGGGGCTGCCGCCTTCAAGGTCAACTGCGCGCCTTGCCATGGTTCTGGTGCCGCCGGTGGCCCCGGTTATCCGAACCTCAACGATGACGATTGGCTCTGGGGTGGTGACCTCGAATCGATCCACACCACGATTGCCCACGGCATCCGCTATGACGGCGATGCGGACACCCGCGTGTCGGAAATGCCGGCCTTCGGCGAAATCCTCGACGCCGATCAGATCAAGCAGGTGGCAGCCTATGTCATCAGCCTGACGGGCACGCCGAGCGATGCCGCTCTGGTGGAACCGGGCAAGCAGGTCTTCGCGGATAACTGCGCATCCTGCCACGGCGAAGATGCCAAGGGTGGACGCGACTTCGGTGCGCCGAACCTCGCCGACGCCATCTGGCTCAAGGTCGACGGCGAAGCGGGAATTGCCGCCCAGGTGCGCCAGCCGCGCCATGGCGTAATGCCGGCCTGGACTGCACGTCTCGGCGACAGCACGGTGAAGCAGCTCACCGTCTTCGTCCATTCGCTGGGTGGCGGCGAGTAG
- a CDS encoding CcoQ/FixQ family Cbb3-type cytochrome c oxidase assembly chaperone: METYTAMRHFADSWGLLAMALFFAGVVVFTLRPGGKKSADDAASIPLKED, from the coding sequence ATGGAAACCTATACCGCCATGCGTCACTTCGCCGACAGCTGGGGCCTGCTCGCCATGGCCCTGTTCTTCGCCGGCGTCGTCGTCTTCACACTCCGCCCGGGCGGCAAGAAGTCCGCCGATGATGCAGCCAGCATCCCTCTCAAGGAGGATTGA
- the ccoO gene encoding cytochrome-c oxidase, cbb3-type subunit II gives MSILDKHAILEKNTSLLFLGSLLVVTIGGIVEIAPLFYLENTIEKVEGMRPYSPLELAGRNIYVREGCYVCHSQMIRPFKDEVERYGHYSLAAESMYDHPFQWGSKRTGPDLARVGDRYSNEWHVQHLSEPRDVVPESIMPSYSYLKETPLKVTNVQMDLKANRMVGVPYSDEMVELAAADLAAQADPNADTSGLLARYPKAKVGDFDGNPAQLTEMDALIAYLQMLGTLVDFSTYDDATGYR, from the coding sequence ATGTCCATTCTTGATAAACACGCAATCCTCGAGAAGAACACGAGCCTTCTCTTCCTCGGTTCGCTTCTGGTGGTCACCATCGGCGGCATCGTCGAGATCGCCCCGCTCTTCTACCTCGAGAACACAATCGAAAAGGTAGAGGGCATGCGCCCCTACTCTCCGCTCGAACTGGCCGGTCGCAACATCTATGTCCGTGAAGGCTGCTATGTCTGTCACAGCCAGATGATCCGGCCGTTCAAGGATGAGGTCGAGCGCTACGGTCACTACTCGCTGGCAGCGGAGTCGATGTACGACCATCCGTTCCAGTGGGGGTCCAAGCGCACAGGGCCGGATCTCGCCCGCGTCGGCGACCGCTACTCCAACGAGTGGCACGTCCAGCATCTGAGCGAGCCGCGCGACGTCGTGCCGGAATCGATCATGCCGAGCTATTCCTATCTGAAGGAGACCCCGCTCAAGGTCACGAATGTTCAGATGGACCTGAAGGCAAACCGCATGGTCGGCGTGCCTTACTCGGACGAAATGGTCGAGCTGGCGGCTGCGGATCTCGCCGCCCAGGCCGATCCGAACGCCGACACGTCAGGATTGCTTGCCCGCTATCCGAAGGCCAAGGTCGGTGACTTCGACGGCAATCCGGCCCAGCTCACCGAAATGGATGCGCTGATCGCCTATCTGCAGATGCTCGGCACGCTGGTGGACTTCTCCACCTATGACGACGCGACCGGTTACCGCTGA
- the ccoN gene encoding cytochrome-c oxidase, cbb3-type subunit I, translated as MNYTVETLVMAVLAFAALLGVAFTQDSLFAAHMWVAFFVLTAGTIVMLRRMQFAPSKVGATQAVEAKAKSEYFDEVVRYGVIATVFWGVVGFLVGVVVALQLAFPDLDIEPYLNFGRLRPLHTSAVIFAFGGNALIATSFYVVQRTSRQRLFGGSLGWFVFWGYQFFIIMAATGYLLGITQGREYAEPEWYVDLWLTVVWVAYLITFMGTIMTRKESHIYVANWFYLAFIVTIAMLHIVNNLAVPVSFLGVKSYSVFSGVQDALTQWWYGHNAVGFFLTAGFLGMMYYFVPKQAGRPVYSYRLSIIHFWALIFMYIWAGPHHLHYTALPDWAQTLGMVFSIMLWMPSWGGMINGLMTLSGAWDKIRTDPIIRMMVIAIAFYGMSTFEGPMMSIKAVNSLSHYTEWTIGHVHSGALGWVGMITFGAVYYLTPKLWNRDRLYSLRLVNWHFWLATLGIVVYAAVLWVAGIQQGLMWREYDAQGFLVYSFAESVAAMFPYYVLRAVGGGMYLLGSLIMAYNILMTILGYERQEAPIPGSVAPAAVPAE; from the coding sequence ATGAACTATACTGTCGAGACTTTGGTGATGGCGGTCCTCGCCTTCGCCGCGCTGCTCGGGGTGGCCTTCACCCAGGACAGCCTCTTCGCAGCCCATATGTGGGTTGCGTTCTTCGTGCTCACCGCCGGCACGATCGTGATGCTGCGGCGGATGCAGTTCGCGCCGTCGAAGGTGGGCGCCACTCAGGCTGTCGAGGCCAAGGCCAAGTCGGAATATTTCGACGAGGTTGTGCGCTATGGCGTCATTGCCACGGTCTTCTGGGGCGTCGTCGGCTTCCTCGTTGGCGTGGTCGTCGCGCTGCAGCTCGCCTTTCCCGATCTCGACATTGAGCCATATCTGAATTTTGGCCGGCTTCGTCCGCTGCACACCTCAGCCGTCATTTTCGCCTTCGGCGGCAATGCGCTGATCGCCACCTCCTTCTATGTGGTCCAGCGCACTTCCCGCCAGCGCCTGTTCGGCGGTTCGCTCGGCTGGTTCGTGTTCTGGGGTTATCAGTTCTTCATCATCATGGCCGCTACCGGATATCTGCTGGGGATCACGCAGGGCCGTGAATATGCTGAGCCGGAATGGTATGTGGACCTCTGGCTGACCGTCGTCTGGGTCGCCTATCTGATCACCTTCATGGGCACGATCATGACCCGGAAGGAGAGCCATATCTATGTGGCCAACTGGTTCTATCTCGCCTTCATCGTGACGATCGCCATGCTGCACATCGTCAACAATCTGGCGGTGCCCGTCTCCTTCCTCGGCGTGAAGAGCTACTCGGTCTTCTCCGGTGTCCAGGATGCATTGACGCAGTGGTGGTACGGCCATAACGCCGTCGGCTTCTTCCTCACCGCCGGCTTCCTCGGCATGATGTACTACTTCGTGCCCAAGCAGGCCGGTCGTCCGGTCTATTCCTACCGCCTGTCGATCATCCATTTCTGGGCCCTGATCTTCATGTATATCTGGGCCGGCCCGCACCACCTGCACTACACCGCTCTGCCGGACTGGGCGCAGACACTGGGTATGGTCTTCTCGATCATGCTGTGGATGCCTTCCTGGGGCGGCATGATCAACGGTCTGATGACGCTGTCTGGCGCCTGGGACAAGATCCGCACCGACCCGATCATCCGCATGATGGTCATCGCGATTGCCTTCTACGGCATGTCGACCTTCGAAGGTCCGATGATGTCCATCAAGGCCGTCAACTCGCTCAGCCACTATACGGAATGGACCATCGGTCACGTTCACTCCGGTGCACTCGGCTGGGTCGGCATGATCACCTTCGGTGCCGTCTACTACCTGACGCCCAAGCTCTGGAACCGTGATCGCCTGTACTCGCTGCGTCTGGTCAACTGGCACTTCTGGCTCGCCACGCTCGGTATCGTCGTCTACGCCGCCGTCTTGTGGGTCGCCGGTATCCAGCAGGGTCTCATGTGGCGCGAATATGATGCCCAGGGCTTCCTGGTCTACTCGTTCGCCGAGTCCGTCGCTGCCATGTTCCCCTACTACGTCCTCAGAGCTGTCGGTGGTGGCATGTATCTGCTGGGTAGCCTGATCATGGCCTACAACATCCTCATGACCATCCTCGGCTATGAGCGCCAGGAAGCCCCGATCCCCGGTTCGGTCGCTCCCGCCGCCGTTCCGGCTGAATGA